One Phycisphaera mikurensis NBRC 102666 DNA window includes the following coding sequences:
- a CDS encoding polyprenyl synthetase family protein: protein MPKLHPPATPHPGGVLAEMEPRLARVRARFDAELLSDLDCVNRLVDRVRRFRGKMLRPVLVLLAHDALLGGEATPGQAEAAEALAAVMEMVHMATLVHDDVLDDADARRGGATVNQLAGNEAAVMLGDVLISHSYHLCCGLGNPALARGVAAATNAVCEGELLQLSLRGDFRLGERTYLEVIARKTAALTEACCRLPARLLGVDEADPRVVALSGYGRKLGMAFQVVDDLLDLEGDPALVGKTLGLDLARGKLTLPVIRWLEGLPPDRREAAIGRLGDAGDAGVGRGGREAERLRREVLVSEGPALARERAAAMADTAADELRRALPAGEARDRLLDLASALLARRR, encoded by the coding sequence ATGCCGAAGCTCCACCCCCCCGCCACGCCCCACCCCGGAGGCGTGCTCGCCGAGATGGAGCCGCGGCTCGCCCGCGTCCGCGCCCGCTTCGACGCCGAGCTGCTCAGCGACCTGGACTGCGTGAACCGCCTGGTTGACCGCGTCCGCCGCTTCCGGGGGAAGATGCTGCGGCCGGTGCTGGTGCTGCTCGCCCACGACGCGCTGCTCGGGGGCGAGGCGACACCCGGCCAAGCCGAGGCCGCCGAGGCGCTGGCGGCGGTGATGGAGATGGTCCACATGGCGACGCTCGTCCACGACGACGTGCTCGACGACGCCGACGCCCGACGCGGCGGCGCGACCGTGAACCAGCTCGCGGGCAACGAGGCGGCGGTGATGCTCGGCGACGTGCTCATCAGCCACAGCTACCACCTGTGCTGCGGGCTCGGGAATCCCGCGCTCGCCCGCGGGGTGGCCGCCGCGACCAACGCGGTGTGCGAGGGTGAGCTGCTGCAGCTCTCGCTCCGCGGCGACTTCCGCCTCGGCGAGCGCACCTACCTGGAGGTGATCGCCCGCAAGACCGCGGCGCTTACCGAGGCGTGCTGCCGGCTGCCCGCCCGCCTGCTCGGCGTGGACGAGGCCGATCCGCGGGTGGTCGCGCTCTCGGGCTACGGGCGCAAGCTGGGCATGGCGTTCCAGGTCGTCGACGACCTGCTCGACTTGGAGGGCGACCCGGCGCTCGTCGGCAAGACGCTGGGCCTGGACCTCGCCCGGGGCAAGCTGACGCTGCCGGTGATCCGGTGGCTGGAGGGGCTGCCGCCGGATCGGCGGGAGGCGGCGATCGGCCGGCTGGGCGACGCGGGCGACGCGGGCGTTGGCCGCGGCGGGCGCGAGGCCGAGCGGCTGCGGCGCGAGGTGCTCGTCAGCGAGGGGCCGGCGCTGGCGCGGGAGCGGGCCGCGGCGATGGCCGACACCGCCGCGGACGAGCTGCGGCGGGCATTGCCCGCCGGCGAGGCGCGGGACCGGCTGCTGGACCTGGCCTCCGCCCTGCTCGCACGCCGGCGCTGA
- a CDS encoding polymer-forming cytoskeletal protein, translating into MSEADPRPCPVTLDSNCSLSGTLHIRGDVLLLGRFEGTLDVAGRLEVGPDASLHGRARVGSLRVRGVVEAKVVSTGAVELCGGGELRGGVSTPRLQAVADAVPAGSAGSADRRPQSREDAAVRGVAPPAGVAQPAGAGSDEGARPAAAYVGVLHRRTRRRVGAAMSPTSTG; encoded by the coding sequence ATGTCTGAAGCCGATCCGCGTCCTTGTCCCGTCACTCTTGATTCCAACTGCAGCCTTTCGGGAACGTTGCACATCCGCGGCGACGTGCTCCTTCTCGGCCGCTTCGAAGGCACCCTCGACGTCGCGGGTCGCCTCGAGGTCGGCCCCGACGCCTCGCTGCACGGGCGGGCGAGGGTGGGCAGCCTCCGCGTGCGTGGCGTGGTGGAGGCGAAGGTGGTTTCGACCGGAGCCGTCGAGCTCTGCGGCGGCGGGGAGCTGCGCGGCGGCGTGAGCACGCCGCGGCTGCAGGCTGTTGCGGACGCGGTCCCGGCGGGTTCCGCGGGATCCGCGGACCGCCGGCCGCAGAGCCGGGAGGACGCGGCGGTCCGCGGCGTCGCTCCGCCCGCGGGCGTCGCGCAGCCCGCCGGCGCCGGATCGGACGAGGGCGCCCGGCCGGCGGCGGCCTACGTGGGGGTGCTGCACCGGCGGACGCGGCGGCGGGTGGGCGCGGCGATGTCTCCAACCTCGACGGGTTGA
- the ilvD gene encoding dihydroxy-acid dehydratase: MPAPPNQAPTSNQAPTSNRAPTPAPTTAPPAASSGLNRYSARITQPRSQGASQAMLYATGFSAEDMAKAQVGIAACWYEGNPCNMHLNGLADEVKAGVTGTGLVGMRFNTIGVSDGISMGTDGMSFSLQSRDLIADSIETVCGAQWYDGLIALPGCDKNMPGTVIAMGRLNRPAIMVYGGTIRAGCTRLQDQDEVLDIVSAFQSYGQALANKITEEERQDIVAKSCPGAGACGGMYTANTMASAIEALGLSLPYSSCTPADDPEKLDECRRAGAAMHDLLEADLKPRDVVTRTSFENAMVLITALGGSTNAVLHLIAMAHAFGIELGLDDFLAVSERIPLIADLKPSGRYVMEDLHRVGGIPAVMKVLLAEGLLDGSQRTITTRTLAENLADCPALTAGQDVIRPLGDPLKATGHISILRGNLAPGGAVGKITGKQGLRFSGPARVFDSEEDMLAGLEAGGIHSGDVIIIRYEGPRGGPGMPEMLTPTSALAGAGFLDDVALITDGRFSGGSHGFIIGHAVPEAQEGGPIALVADGDVVTIDDQQHEISFDVSDEELARRRAAWSAPPPKATRGTLAKYVKLVSDASLGCVTDA; encoded by the coding sequence ATGCCCGCGCCCCCCAACCAAGCCCCGACTTCCAACCAAGCTCCGACCTCCAACCGTGCTCCGACCCCCGCCCCCACGACCGCACCGCCGGCGGCCTCTTCGGGCCTGAACCGCTACTCCGCAAGGATCACGCAGCCGCGGTCGCAGGGCGCCTCGCAGGCGATGCTCTACGCCACCGGCTTCTCCGCGGAGGACATGGCCAAGGCCCAGGTGGGCATCGCCGCGTGCTGGTACGAGGGCAACCCCTGCAACATGCACCTCAACGGCCTCGCCGACGAGGTCAAAGCGGGCGTCACGGGCACCGGCCTCGTGGGCATGCGGTTCAACACGATCGGCGTCAGCGACGGCATCTCGATGGGCACCGACGGCATGAGCTTCTCGCTGCAGTCGCGCGACCTCATCGCCGACTCCATCGAGACCGTGTGCGGCGCCCAGTGGTACGACGGCCTGATCGCCCTGCCCGGCTGCGACAAGAACATGCCCGGCACCGTCATCGCGATGGGCCGGCTCAACCGCCCCGCCATCATGGTCTACGGCGGCACGATCCGGGCCGGCTGCACGCGCCTGCAGGACCAGGACGAGGTGCTGGACATCGTTTCGGCCTTCCAGAGCTACGGCCAGGCGCTCGCGAACAAGATCACCGAGGAAGAGCGGCAAGACATCGTCGCCAAGAGCTGCCCCGGCGCCGGGGCCTGCGGCGGCATGTACACCGCGAACACGATGGCCTCCGCCATCGAGGCCCTCGGCCTGTCGCTGCCGTACTCCTCGTGCACGCCGGCGGACGACCCCGAGAAGCTCGACGAGTGCCGCCGCGCCGGCGCCGCCATGCACGACCTGCTGGAAGCCGATCTCAAGCCCCGCGACGTCGTCACCCGGACCAGCTTCGAGAACGCGATGGTGCTCATCACCGCCCTGGGCGGCAGCACCAACGCCGTGCTCCACCTGATCGCCATGGCGCACGCCTTCGGCATCGAGCTGGGCCTCGACGACTTCCTGGCCGTGTCGGAACGGATCCCGCTCATCGCCGACCTGAAGCCCTCGGGCCGGTACGTGATGGAGGACCTGCACCGGGTCGGGGGCATCCCCGCCGTCATGAAGGTGCTGCTCGCCGAGGGCCTGCTCGACGGCAGCCAGCGGACGATCACCACGCGAACGCTCGCCGAGAACCTCGCCGACTGCCCGGCGCTCACGGCCGGCCAGGACGTCATCCGCCCCCTGGGCGACCCGCTCAAGGCGACCGGCCACATCAGCATCCTCCGCGGCAACCTCGCCCCCGGCGGTGCCGTCGGCAAGATCACCGGGAAGCAGGGCCTCCGCTTCTCGGGCCCCGCCCGCGTCTTCGATTCCGAGGAGGACATGCTTGCCGGGCTCGAGGCCGGCGGCATCCACAGCGGCGACGTCATCATCATCCGCTACGAGGGCCCCCGCGGCGGGCCCGGCATGCCCGAGATGCTGACGCCAACCAGCGCCCTCGCCGGGGCCGGCTTCCTCGACGACGTGGCGCTGATCACCGATGGCCGCTTCTCCGGCGGCAGCCACGGCTTCATCATCGGCCACGCCGTCCCCGAAGCGCAGGAAGGCGGCCCCATCGCGCTGGTCGCCGACGGCGACGTCGTCACCATCGACGATCAGCAGCACGAGATCTCCTTCGACGTCTCCGACGAGGAGCTGGCCCGCCGCCGCGCCGCCTGGTCCGCCCCGCCGCCGAAGGCCACCCGCGGGACGCTGGCGAAGTACGTGAAGCTGGTGAGCGACGCCAGCCTCGGCTGCGTGACGGACGCGTGA
- a CDS encoding HEAT repeat domain-containing protein translates to MPLRSPTSSPDLPMPVKRRVPQANPGTPGRTRPVHPALAPARRALLCGLLAAAPLGVLTGPEACAQDAAAAVDPEAERLWNDFSHYVLIARPGLAATAADALLKLDDAAVLAAVEADDRSSRRVFERAAGMGDTAPVAARLEEKIASAARAQARDPERIRAEVDGLGNSQRAFATGVDRLTAAGAYAAPELLSRLRDPQASDLHPYILEAMQAIGQPLVAPLSVALPELPPVPQGQVARVLAEIGYPEALPALQATALAPDGDGDARRRAARAFASIAASAGVSTSTLPAPLYTGLGNAAYALGARGEMPPGFDPVSGTGAVWVWSDPVGLVPIEVPGPLYADALARAAATLALGIDATHTPALTLFLSADLRSGITARQQLGGAADPSRDDDLKPADYYLSLAGPERARDVLRRALQDGDAGLALAAIDGFAGTSDAGSLAPLADALDAPDRRVRFAAASALAAARPTEGFSGDRAVVPTLAAAVRRDGQRYAVVIASDEGVRSTLADAASSAGYEPLLGGSLAEVQPQVEQVPGVDLILARGSADDISGLASATRGLPVLGGAPIVAYASAADQVALEGRFGPSSRVTSVVGDIDSDSMQAAGRAAIERSGGEPVAGPEAEAQALEALRLIRELALDGSTVLDADAALPAVTAALEDGREAVATAAGEAAATLDDRSAQSALADAALRASGAVQVAHLHALAASAVRHGNLLSADFGDRLLDLVKNSDGDTALAASRAHGALTLPTEHAVELILAASR, encoded by the coding sequence ATGCCGCTCCGAAGCCCCACCTCCTCCCCGGACCTGCCCATGCCCGTCAAGCGTCGCGTTCCCCAGGCCAACCCGGGCACGCCGGGCCGCACCCGGCCCGTGCACCCGGCCCTCGCCCCCGCCCGCCGCGCCCTGCTCTGCGGCCTCCTCGCGGCCGCACCGCTGGGCGTGCTGACCGGCCCCGAGGCCTGCGCCCAGGACGCGGCCGCCGCGGTCGATCCCGAAGCCGAGCGGCTCTGGAACGACTTCTCCCACTACGTGCTGATCGCCCGGCCCGGGCTCGCCGCCACGGCGGCCGACGCGCTGCTGAAGCTCGACGACGCGGCGGTGCTCGCCGCCGTCGAGGCCGACGACCGCTCCAGCCGCCGCGTGTTCGAGCGTGCGGCGGGCATGGGTGACACCGCGCCGGTGGCGGCCCGCCTCGAGGAGAAGATCGCCAGCGCCGCCCGCGCACAGGCCCGCGACCCCGAGCGGATCCGCGCCGAGGTCGACGGCCTTGGCAACAGCCAGCGCGCCTTCGCCACGGGCGTCGACCGGCTGACGGCCGCCGGCGCTTACGCCGCGCCGGAGCTGCTCTCGCGGCTGCGCGACCCGCAGGCCTCCGACCTCCACCCTTACATCCTCGAGGCGATGCAGGCCATCGGCCAGCCGCTGGTGGCGCCGCTCTCGGTCGCCCTGCCCGAGCTCCCGCCGGTCCCCCAGGGACAGGTGGCCCGCGTGCTCGCCGAGATCGGCTACCCCGAGGCGCTGCCGGCGCTGCAGGCGACCGCGCTGGCCCCCGACGGCGACGGCGACGCCCGCCGACGCGCCGCCCGCGCCTTCGCCTCCATCGCCGCGTCGGCCGGCGTCAGCACCTCCACGCTCCCCGCGCCGCTCTACACGGGGCTGGGCAACGCGGCGTACGCGTTGGGGGCCCGCGGCGAGATGCCGCCGGGCTTCGATCCGGTCAGCGGCACCGGTGCGGTCTGGGTTTGGAGCGACCCCGTCGGGCTCGTGCCCATCGAGGTGCCCGGCCCGCTCTACGCCGATGCGCTGGCTCGGGCCGCCGCGACGCTCGCCCTTGGGATCGACGCGACCCACACGCCGGCGCTCACGCTGTTCCTCTCCGCCGACCTGCGCTCGGGCATCACCGCCCGGCAGCAGCTCGGCGGCGCGGCCGACCCGAGCCGCGACGACGACCTCAAGCCCGCCGACTACTACCTGTCGCTCGCCGGCCCGGAGCGTGCCCGCGACGTGCTGCGTCGCGCTCTCCAAGACGGCGACGCCGGCCTCGCGCTCGCGGCCATCGACGGCTTCGCGGGCACGAGCGACGCGGGCAGCCTGGCGCCGCTCGCCGACGCCCTGGATGCTCCGGACCGCCGCGTGCGCTTCGCCGCGGCGTCCGCCCTCGCCGCGGCCCGGCCCACCGAAGGCTTCTCGGGCGACCGGGCGGTCGTGCCGACGCTGGCCGCCGCGGTCCGCCGCGACGGTCAGCGGTACGCGGTGGTGATCGCATCCGATGAGGGCGTCCGCAGCACCCTCGCCGACGCGGCGTCGTCGGCCGGCTACGAGCCGCTGCTCGGCGGCAGCCTCGCGGAGGTCCAGCCGCAGGTCGAGCAGGTCCCCGGCGTCGACCTGATCCTCGCCCGGGGCAGCGCCGACGACATCTCCGGCCTCGCCAGCGCCACCCGCGGCTTGCCCGTCCTGGGTGGCGCTCCGATCGTGGCCTACGCCTCCGCGGCCGATCAGGTGGCGCTGGAGGGCCGCTTCGGGCCGTCCAGCCGGGTGACCAGCGTCGTGGGCGATATCGACTCGGACTCCATGCAGGCCGCCGGCCGGGCCGCCATCGAGCGGTCCGGTGGTGAACCGGTCGCCGGGCCCGAGGCCGAGGCGCAGGCCCTGGAGGCGCTCCGCCTGATCCGCGAGCTGGCGCTGGACGGGTCGACGGTGCTCGACGCCGACGCCGCGCTGCCCGCGGTCACCGCCGCGCTCGAAGACGGCCGCGAAGCCGTCGCCACCGCCGCGGGCGAGGCCGCCGCGACGCTCGACGACCGCTCGGCCCAGTCGGCGCTCGCCGACGCGGCGTTGCGGGCCTCGGGCGCCGTGCAGGTGGCCCACCTCCACGCGCTCGCGGCGTCGGCCGTCCGCCACGGCAACCTGCTGTCCGCGGACTTCGGCGACCGTCTGCTCGACCTGGTGAAGAACAGCGACGGCGACACGGCCCTCGCCGCGTCGCGGGCCCACGGGGCGTTGACGCTGCCGACCGAGCACGCCGTCGAGCTGATCCTCGCCGCCTCGCGCTGA